A window of Pyrobaculum aerophilum str. IM2 contains these coding sequences:
- a CDS encoding DNA topoisomerase: protein MKLIVAEKRSVAQSIAKFLGRSYKSQKLYGVSVYRFNYGGGEAVAIGLSGHIMDFDFAARQNVWTWLPPEELFNATPILVLRGETLKYVKALKSLATKADEVYLALDADVEGEAIAYETALVVKMVNPRARLYRVRFNAVTYKEIVSAFQKPTYIDLKKVEKVFTRMQVDLTLGAVFTRFLTLTVRNSLNKGQFLSYGPCQTPVLGIVVTRELQRRNFKPEKYYVIKAVVEIGSSKVEMSADAKFKTKGEAEAIAATIKRGVVKIAVYKPHYVEPPEPLETVELERRASRWLGINSKKTLDIAEELYRAGYISYPRTETTIYPPTLDLKEVLEELTAGEHGPYALELLRKGFKPTRGDSDDGAHPPIYPTKGATRAEIFKVFGKAGGHAWAVYDLVVRHFLATLSPPALVEKQKIVVSFGKIELSAEGQRTIDEGYWRIYPWERQPEKPLPRVAPGEPARAVEIRVVERETEPPPQMTESELLALMKKYGIGTDATMQDHIYTNIKRGYVKLVKGKCIPTALGISLATSLFQYAPELIEPTVRAKIEKSLNSIVKDGVSPAKLIAEIKLEFSKYYQNLKAKREEIKKALETALYSIQQQSRG from the coding sequence GTGAAATTAATTGTCGCAGAGAAGCGCTCAGTGGCCCAGTCTATTGCTAAATTCTTGGGGAGGAGTTATAAAAGCCAAAAACTGTACGGGGTATCCGTCTACCGTTTTAATTACGGGGGCGGCGAGGCGGTGGCGATAGGGCTCAGCGGGCACATAATGGATTTCGACTTCGCGGCTAGGCAGAACGTCTGGACTTGGCTCCCCCCTGAGGAGCTTTTCAACGCAACGCCTATTCTAGTCCTTAGAGGAGAGACTTTGAAATATGTCAAGGCATTAAAATCCCTGGCCACTAAAGCGGATGAAGTGTACCTCGCGCTTGATGCAGACGTGGAGGGCGAGGCAATTGCCTATGAGACTGCCCTAGTGGTAAAAATGGTGAACCCCAGGGCCAGGCTGTACCGAGTGCGGTTCAACGCAGTGACTTATAAAGAAATTGTATCGGCCTTTCAAAAACCGACTTATATCGACTTGAAAAAAGTGGAAAAGGTCTTCACCCGAATGCAAGTGGATTTGACCCTGGGCGCCGTTTTTACCAGATTCCTCACCTTAACGGTGAGGAATTCGCTTAATAAAGGCCAGTTCCTCAGCTACGGCCCCTGCCAGACGCCGGTGCTCGGAATAGTCGTCACAAGGGAGCTTCAACGGCGGAATTTTAAACCGGAGAAGTATTATGTGATAAAGGCAGTAGTAGAGATTGGCAGTAGTAAAGTCGAAATGTCAGCTGATGCGAAATTTAAAACTAAGGGGGAGGCGGAGGCCATCGCCGCCACTATAAAACGCGGCGTAGTCAAGATCGCGGTTTACAAGCCGCATTACGTAGAGCCGCCTGAGCCGCTTGAAACCGTTGAATTAGAGAGGAGGGCAAGCAGATGGCTGGGCATTAACTCCAAAAAGACCCTCGACATAGCGGAGGAGCTTTACAGGGCTGGGTACATCTCATATCCAAGAACAGAAACTACTATCTACCCGCCCACTCTGGATCTCAAAGAGGTGTTAGAAGAGCTCACCGCGGGAGAACACGGCCCGTACGCCCTGGAGCTATTAAGAAAGGGTTTCAAACCCACACGCGGCGACTCAGACGACGGGGCGCATCCTCCGATTTACCCCACCAAGGGCGCTACTAGGGCCGAGATTTTTAAAGTCTTCGGGAAGGCTGGGGGCCACGCCTGGGCCGTATACGACTTAGTCGTCAGACACTTCCTCGCCACTTTAAGCCCGCCTGCTCTTGTTGAGAAGCAGAAAATCGTAGTGTCCTTTGGCAAAATCGAGCTGTCCGCAGAGGGCCAGAGGACAATTGACGAGGGGTACTGGAGAATTTACCCCTGGGAGAGACAGCCGGAAAAGCCGTTGCCGCGCGTGGCGCCCGGCGAGCCAGCCAGGGCAGTTGAGATAAGGGTGGTGGAGAGGGAGACGGAGCCCCCGCCTCAAATGACCGAGTCAGAGCTTTTAGCCCTCATGAAGAAATACGGCATTGGCACAGACGCCACTATGCAAGATCATATTTATACAAATATCAAGAGGGGGTATGTAAAATTAGTAAAGGGGAAGTGTATACCAACAGCCCTCGGGATCTCGCTGGCCACGTCGCTCTTCCAGTACGCCCCAGAGCTCATAGAGCCCACAGTTAGGGCAAAAATTGAGAAGTCACTAAACTCAATTGTTAAAGACGGCGTATCGCCGGCTAAACTAATCGCGGAGATTAAATTGGAATTCAGTAAATACTACCAAAACCTAAAAGCCAAGAGGGAAGAGATTAAAAAAGCTCTTGAAACTGCTTTATACTCCATTCAACAACAGTCCCGTGGATAA